One part of the Vicinamibacteria bacterium genome encodes these proteins:
- a CDS encoding pitrilysin family protein: protein MMIRVVLFASLLGVFASSSASAQKYYKDLVYPPLAELQVPEVERVELANGLRLYLLEDHSLPKVEGMALVQTGSRLEPAAKVGLASIVGQVLRTGGSVNRSGEEIDRLLENVGSVIETGVGTTSGSATLFALSEHFPLVVEILADVLREPAFPEDKIELAKVQERTAIARRNDDVSGIASREFQKVLYGGESPYARTTEYATIESISRDDLLDFHRRYFLPNRIQLGLWGDFETSDVRALVERHFGSWNRGSSPAPALPQVSRPTQGGVYYISREDVNQTSLRIGHLGGRYDDPDYFALTVMSEILGGGFSSRLFQSVRSQKALTYGVSASWNASFDYPGTFTVASSTKSESTLETIEAIRDEIERIVAEPVSEEELRIAKESLLNSFVFNFASRGAIVRRLMTYDYYGYPSDFLQKYQESIDRVSVDDVHRVARNRLNVGALHVLAVGREEDFDAPLSTLGEVVTLDITIPEPPAVEAPPPTEEALEKGREILRRFVASVEENASRLGGFSLSGETVLKTPQGDLPARFEIQFRAPERYREVAVLPFGEMETVLDGSNGWASTPRGVQELDDDQKRRTREGIYRHYPGLLWAAASGKVEAQSLADDAVLLRIGDAAMRARFDRATGRLFELSLPGTNLQGAPVTEKREFSGYDEMGFPSEVRVFHDGALAAETRIDSTAIDPDTPEELFRKPEGR, encoded by the coding sequence ATGATGATCCGCGTGGTGCTCTTCGCGTCGTTGCTCGGAGTCTTTGCCTCCTCGTCGGCCTCCGCCCAGAAGTACTACAAGGACCTGGTCTATCCGCCGCTCGCCGAGCTCCAGGTGCCCGAAGTCGAGCGGGTCGAGCTCGCGAACGGTTTGCGCCTCTATCTCCTCGAGGACCACTCGCTTCCCAAGGTCGAGGGGATGGCCCTGGTCCAGACGGGCTCGCGGCTCGAGCCGGCAGCCAAGGTGGGCCTCGCGAGCATCGTGGGGCAGGTATTGCGGACCGGCGGCTCGGTGAATCGGTCCGGTGAAGAGATCGACAGGCTCCTGGAGAACGTCGGTTCGGTCATCGAGACCGGCGTCGGCACGACGTCGGGAAGCGCAACCCTCTTTGCGCTTTCCGAGCATTTTCCGCTCGTCGTCGAGATATTGGCCGACGTGCTGCGCGAACCCGCCTTTCCCGAGGACAAGATCGAGCTGGCGAAAGTGCAAGAACGGACGGCGATCGCTCGTCGCAACGATGATGTCTCAGGAATCGCCAGTCGGGAGTTTCAGAAAGTCCTTTACGGCGGCGAGAGCCCTTACGCGCGCACCACGGAGTACGCGACGATCGAATCCATATCTCGTGACGACTTGCTCGACTTCCATCGCCGGTACTTCCTGCCGAATCGCATCCAGCTCGGTCTATGGGGTGACTTCGAGACCTCGGATGTGCGGGCGCTGGTCGAGCGGCATTTCGGCTCGTGGAATCGTGGCTCGTCGCCGGCGCCGGCTCTCCCCCAGGTCTCCCGCCCGACGCAGGGCGGGGTTTACTACATTTCCCGAGAAGACGTAAACCAGACGAGCCTCCGCATCGGCCACCTCGGAGGCCGTTACGACGATCCAGATTACTTCGCCCTGACGGTCATGTCGGAGATCCTTGGCGGAGGGTTCTCCTCGCGCCTCTTCCAGAGCGTTCGCTCGCAAAAAGCCCTCACCTACGGGGTGAGTGCCTCCTGGAACGCATCGTTCGACTACCCCGGGACCTTCACCGTCGCCAGCAGTACGAAGTCCGAGAGCACCCTGGAGACCATCGAGGCGATTCGGGACGAGATCGAGCGGATCGTCGCGGAGCCTGTATCCGAGGAGGAGCTTCGCATCGCGAAGGAAAGTCTCCTCAACTCCTTCGTGTTCAACTTTGCGAGCCGGGGGGCCATCGTGCGGAGGCTCATGACGTACGACTATTACGGTTATCCCAGTGATTTCCTCCAGAAATACCAGGAAAGCATCGACCGGGTGAGCGTCGACGACGTTCATCGTGTCGCGAGAAACCGTTTGAACGTCGGTGCGTTGCACGTTCTCGCCGTTGGACGCGAAGAAGACTTCGACGCTCCTCTGTCGACTCTGGGAGAAGTCGTCACCCTCGACATCACGATTCCCGAGCCCCCCGCCGTGGAGGCTCCGCCGCCAACCGAGGAGGCGCTCGAGAAGGGAAGAGAGATCCTCCGAAGGTTCGTCGCTTCGGTGGAGGAGAACGCGAGCCGACTCGGTGGGTTCAGCCTCTCGGGAGAGACCGTACTGAAGACGCCCCAGGGAGATCTGCCCGCACGGTTCGAGATTCAATTCCGGGCGCCCGAGCGCTACCGTGAGGTGGCGGTGCTACCGTTTGGCGAGATGGAGACCGTGCTCGACGGTTCGAACGGGTGGGCGTCGACGCCCCGCGGTGTCCAGGAACTGGATGACGATCAGAAACGACGAACCCGTGAGGGCATCTACCGACACTACCCCGGCCTCTTGTGGGCCGCGGCATCGGGAAAGGTGGAGGCGCAATCGCTCGCGGATGACGCGGTCCTGCTCCGCATCGGGGACGCGGCGATGCGGGCGCGGTTCGACCGAGCCACCGGTCGTCTCTTCGAGCTATCTCTTCCCGGGACCAACCTTCAGGGAGCACCCGTCACCGAGAAGCGCGAGTTCTCGGGTTATGACGAGATGGGTTTTCCGAGCGAGGTGCGCGTCTTCCACGACGGGGCTCTCGCGGCGGAAACCCGAATCGATTCGACCGCGATCGATCCCGATACCCCCGAAGAGCTCTTTCGAAAGCCGGAAGGAAGGTAG
- a CDS encoding ATP-dependent DNA ligase, with translation MRLPLEPPIRPMLAKLVETLPDGDGWLYEPKWDGFRVLLFRDGAEWLLQSRDLKPLNRYFPELEPPLKTELPARVILDGELVIVGEAGLE, from the coding sequence GTGCGTCTGCCGCTCGAGCCACCCATCCGGCCCATGCTCGCCAAACTGGTGGAGACGCTCCCCGATGGAGACGGCTGGCTCTACGAGCCGAAATGGGATGGCTTCCGCGTGTTGCTCTTTCGCGACGGGGCGGAGTGGCTCCTGCAGAGCCGCGACCTGAAGCCGTTGAATCGCTATTTCCCCGAGCTCGAGCCGCCTCTCAAAACCGAGCTTCCCGCGCGGGTGATCCTGGACGGGGAGCTCGTCATCGTGGGCGAGGCGGGGCTCGAG
- a CDS encoding S9 family peptidase, with the protein MTRNGLFRLTVRVFVVAFACGALDTVRAAEKRRLAFSDLAALRSVSDPQLSPEGDWVAYVVRTSDLEDDRISGDLWMTSWDGRRTIQLTYTDESESRPRFSPDGRYLSFLASRGTEEDAKSQVWLLDRAGGEARKLTDYPGGVSDYAWSPEGGRLAIIASDPDPDESAEKDATAKKKTPKPIVIDRYQFKQDREGYLRRLRDHLYLYDVATATSDLLTPGDYDEGLPSWSPDGTSIAFSSKRQGDPDRNENWDIFLIEAKAGATPRQLTRFEGVDNEPGWGSPAAFSPDGERIAYLMGSSVSYTSYDMARLAVIPLAGGEPRLVTPELDRPVSNPTWSSDGKSLHFLLEDDRRQVVARVPAEGGEVERLIDTRGVVRDLTMSGSRIAVVSTTPDQPGEIMALENGSLRTLSTHNHELMEQLELGALEGIELESRDGTIVNGVMVKPPDYQPGRKYPTIAYIHGGPVGQDGYEFDFTWQILAANGYVVIAPNYRGSSGRGLAFTRAIEADWGNLEVQDVLAAVDHVVAEGIADPDHLGIGGWSYGGMTTNYTISRDSRFKAAVSGAGVANMLAAYGTDQYIRQYENEIGLPWKDIQPYLKISHPFYHADRIRTPTLFLCGEKDFNVPLLNSEQMYQALKSLGVETQLVIYPGQFHGLTKPSYLRDRLERYVAWFDRFLKGTETSDR; encoded by the coding sequence ATGACAAGAAACGGGCTCTTTCGGCTCACGGTCCGCGTTTTCGTGGTGGCTTTCGCTTGTGGAGCTCTCGACACGGTCAGAGCAGCCGAAAAACGGCGTCTGGCTTTTTCGGATCTGGCCGCTCTCCGGTCGGTATCCGATCCGCAGCTGTCGCCCGAAGGGGACTGGGTCGCCTACGTCGTTCGCACTTCGGATCTCGAGGACGATCGAATCAGCGGGGATCTATGGATGACGAGCTGGGACGGCCGCCGAACGATCCAGCTCACCTATACGGACGAGAGCGAGAGCCGTCCCCGGTTCAGTCCCGACGGGCGTTATCTTTCTTTCCTCGCAAGCCGTGGCACGGAAGAAGATGCCAAGAGCCAGGTCTGGCTTCTCGACCGGGCGGGAGGCGAGGCGCGGAAACTAACCGATTATCCCGGCGGCGTGTCGGACTACGCTTGGAGTCCCGAGGGCGGACGGCTCGCCATCATTGCGTCGGATCCGGACCCGGACGAGTCCGCCGAGAAGGACGCCACCGCCAAGAAGAAGACGCCGAAGCCCATCGTCATCGACCGATATCAGTTCAAGCAGGATCGCGAAGGATATCTGCGCCGTTTGCGGGATCATCTGTATCTGTACGACGTCGCCACGGCGACATCGGATCTCCTCACCCCGGGCGACTACGACGAGGGGCTCCCCTCCTGGTCGCCGGACGGCACTTCGATCGCCTTCTCCTCCAAACGCCAGGGAGATCCGGATCGGAACGAGAACTGGGACATCTTCCTGATCGAAGCCAAGGCGGGGGCGACACCGCGCCAGCTCACGCGTTTCGAGGGTGTGGACAACGAGCCGGGGTGGGGAAGCCCCGCGGCCTTCAGCCCCGATGGAGAACGGATCGCCTACCTGATGGGCTCGTCGGTGAGCTACACCTCATACGACATGGCAAGGCTTGCGGTGATTCCTCTTGCCGGGGGAGAGCCTCGACTCGTCACGCCGGAGCTCGACCGCCCGGTATCCAACCCCACGTGGTCCTCAGATGGGAAGTCGCTCCACTTCCTGCTCGAGGACGATCGCCGTCAGGTCGTGGCCCGAGTTCCCGCGGAAGGGGGCGAAGTCGAGCGGCTGATCGATACCCGCGGCGTGGTGAGAGACTTGACGATGAGTGGATCCCGGATTGCCGTCGTCTCCACGACTCCCGATCAACCCGGCGAGATCATGGCGCTCGAGAACGGATCGCTTCGCACCCTCTCGACCCACAACCACGAGCTCATGGAGCAGCTCGAGCTCGGGGCCCTCGAGGGCATCGAGCTCGAAAGCCGCGACGGCACCATCGTGAACGGCGTCATGGTGAAGCCCCCGGACTACCAGCCAGGACGAAAGTATCCGACCATCGCTTACATCCACGGCGGGCCGGTGGGTCAGGACGGTTACGAGTTCGACTTCACCTGGCAGATCCTCGCCGCGAACGGCTACGTCGTCATTGCCCCCAACTATCGGGGTAGCTCGGGGCGCGGGCTCGCGTTCACGCGCGCGATCGAGGCCGACTGGGGAAATCTCGAGGTGCAGGACGTGCTCGCCGCCGTCGATCATGTCGTCGCCGAGGGCATCGCCGACCCCGATCACCTGGGTATCGGAGGGTGGAGCTATGGCGGCATGACGACGAACTACACCATATCCCGCGATAGCCGGTTCAAGGCGGCGGTCAGCGGCGCGGGCGTCGCGAACATGCTGGCCGCCTATGGCACCGACCAGTACATCCGCCAGTACGAGAACGAGATCGGCTTGCCCTGGAAGGACATTCAGCCCTATTTGAAGATCTCCCACCCGTTTTATCACGCCGACCGCATCCGGACGCCCACGCTCTTCCTCTGCGGCGAGAAGGACTTCAACGTGCCGCTCTTGAACTCGGAGCAGATGTATCAAGCCCTCAAGAGTCTCGGGGTCGAGACCCAGCTCGTGATCTACCCCGGTCAGTTCCACGGGCTGACGAAGCCAAGCTACTTGCGCGATCGCCTCGAGCGTTACGTCGCCTGGTTCGATCGTTTCTTGAAGGGAACGGAGACGAGCGACCGGTAG